A genomic stretch from Hydrogenimonas urashimensis includes:
- the hemA gene encoding glutamyl-tRNA reductase: protein MQYLVVSYSHKNTDIVVREKLAFSDAEEKHRALRSVLDVHGVNEAILLSTCNRVEFIVSTSNPSAALDAIFMVLHHHSALSVEELEGRADVYEDEGAVHHIFAVASSLDSLVVGETQIAGQLKDAFRFAYENGYCSQKLARVIHFAFKCAAEVRNSTDISKSPVSVAGAAVTQAKEVMGGNLGGFTGLVVGAGEMSRIVAQHLVANGCNVIIFNRSMERAKAIAEEVGERIDVEPFHALPEYINRYRLLFTATGASHAVITDEMVQPATFERHWFDLAVPRDVDVISGKNVNVYAVDDLQQIVDTNLSMRREQARKAYEIVGRYTMEFFRWLQSMMIDPLIKEIRLKAKKSALAEVERAVKKGFITPESRENVERLVHNAFKKFLHDPTVRLRAVADQPRADTIIEAIKYIFDTDAEVKMGDKYKCEFIMKDDIK from the coding sequence ATGCAGTATCTCGTCGTGAGCTATTCCCACAAAAATACCGATATCGTCGTTCGGGAGAAGCTGGCTTTTTCGGACGCGGAAGAGAAACACCGGGCACTCCGTTCCGTTCTCGATGTTCACGGGGTTAACGAGGCGATTCTTCTTTCTACGTGCAACAGGGTCGAATTCATCGTCAGCACATCGAACCCTTCCGCTGCGCTCGATGCCATATTCATGGTTTTGCACCACCACAGCGCTCTTTCTGTCGAGGAGTTGGAAGGACGGGCCGACGTCTACGAGGATGAAGGAGCGGTGCACCATATCTTCGCTGTTGCTTCTTCGCTCGATTCACTGGTGGTGGGGGAGACGCAGATTGCAGGGCAGCTCAAAGATGCCTTCCGCTTCGCCTACGAAAACGGCTACTGTTCGCAGAAACTGGCGCGCGTCATCCACTTCGCCTTCAAATGTGCCGCCGAGGTGCGCAACTCCACCGATATCTCCAAGAGCCCCGTGTCGGTGGCGGGAGCTGCGGTCACACAGGCCAAAGAGGTCATGGGAGGCAACCTGGGCGGTTTCACGGGGCTGGTCGTGGGAGCGGGAGAGATGAGCCGTATCGTGGCGCAGCATCTGGTGGCCAACGGCTGCAACGTCATCATCTTCAACCGTTCGATGGAGCGAGCCAAGGCGATCGCCGAAGAGGTGGGCGAACGTATCGACGTGGAACCGTTCCACGCACTGCCGGAATATATCAACCGTTACCGTCTTCTTTTTACGGCAACAGGCGCGTCCCATGCCGTGATTACCGATGAGATGGTGCAGCCGGCGACATTCGAGCGCCACTGGTTCGACCTGGCGGTTCCCCGCGATGTGGATGTCATAAGCGGCAAAAACGTCAACGTCTACGCCGTCGACGATCTTCAGCAGATCGTCGATACCAATCTTTCGATGCGCCGGGAACAGGCACGAAAAGCCTACGAGATCGTCGGGCGCTACACGATGGAGTTTTTCAGGTGGCTGCAATCGATGATGATCGATCCGCTCATCAAGGAGATCCGTCTCAAGGCCAAAAAGTCGGCATTGGCGGAGGTGGAACGCGCCGTAAAGAAGGGATTCATCACGCCGGAGTCGCGTGAAAACGTGGAACGTCTCGTCCACAACGCTTTCAAGAAGTTTCTCCACGACCCGACCGTGCGCCTGCGTGCCGTGGCCGACCAGCCGCGCGCCGATACGATAATCGAAGCGATCAAGTATATATTCGATACCGACGCCGAGGTGAAGATGGGCGACAAGTACAAGTGCGAGTTTATTATGAAGGACGACATAAAATAG
- a CDS encoding proline--tRNA ligase, with protein MRFSKMLIPTLKEAPKDAVLPSHIYLVRGGFIHQVASGIYDFLPLGKKVLDKVRTIVKEELDAAGSQEVQLGFVTPAELWKKSGRYEKYGAELLRFEDRKGNEFVLGPTHEEMMVELAKQFVSSYKQLPLNLYQINLKFRDEARPRFGLMRGREFIMKDGYSFHADREDMIREFNLMEATYRKIFTRMGLDFRVVEADSGAIGGEGSKEFMVLADSGEDTIVVCEGCEYAANIEAAKRKRPETEAEAPEADLNKFHTPGITTIEDLSRFFYVDPHYLVKTVAKKAIYDEGRSEIVLFFLRGNDELQEVKAANAVGANELVDASEEELEAVGLVPGYMGPVDLIRNVGAMEGAPPYHEERAHLNVRMVFDEGLKDAKNMICGANEKDYHIVGADLSVLKDLEFTDLAQTQEGDACVKCGGKLSYTKGIEVGHIFQLGTRYSEPLGATFLDQNGKARPFVMGTYGIGVSRLLAAVIEQHHDERGSIWPLSVAPFEAVVIVGNIKDEAQKETGETIYRQLLDAGVDVLLDDRAERFGFKMKDFELIGFPYAIVVGKRLADGMVELVNRQSLEKRELPVEEAVRQLVETIR; from the coding sequence GTGCGATTTTCCAAAATGTTGATTCCAACCCTCAAAGAGGCGCCCAAGGATGCGGTGCTGCCCAGCCATATCTACCTCGTGCGCGGCGGATTCATCCATCAGGTGGCCAGCGGCATCTACGATTTTCTGCCACTGGGCAAAAAGGTGCTCGACAAAGTGCGGACCATCGTCAAGGAGGAGCTCGACGCGGCAGGCTCTCAGGAGGTCCAGCTCGGGTTCGTCACGCCGGCGGAGCTGTGGAAGAAGAGCGGCCGTTACGAAAAGTATGGAGCGGAACTGCTCCGTTTTGAAGACCGCAAAGGCAACGAATTCGTTCTGGGACCGACCCACGAGGAGATGATGGTCGAACTCGCCAAGCAGTTCGTCAGCAGCTACAAGCAGCTGCCGCTGAACCTCTATCAGATCAATCTCAAGTTCCGCGACGAGGCACGACCGCGTTTCGGTCTGATGCGCGGGCGTGAATTCATTATGAAAGACGGTTACAGTTTCCATGCCGACCGTGAGGACATGATACGCGAATTCAATCTGATGGAAGCGACCTACCGCAAAATTTTCACCCGCATGGGGCTCGATTTCCGGGTCGTCGAAGCCGACAGCGGTGCCATCGGAGGCGAGGGAAGCAAAGAGTTCATGGTGCTCGCCGACAGCGGAGAGGATACGATCGTCGTCTGCGAAGGGTGCGAATACGCTGCCAACATCGAAGCGGCGAAACGCAAAAGGCCCGAAACCGAAGCGGAAGCACCGGAAGCCGACCTGAACAAGTTCCATACGCCGGGGATCACTACGATCGAGGATCTGTCGCGATTTTTCTACGTCGATCCCCATTATCTTGTCAAAACGGTAGCCAAAAAGGCGATTTATGACGAAGGCAGAAGTGAAATCGTCCTCTTTTTCCTGCGTGGAAATGATGAACTCCAGGAGGTCAAGGCGGCCAACGCCGTCGGTGCGAACGAACTGGTCGATGCATCCGAGGAGGAGCTCGAGGCGGTCGGACTCGTACCCGGATACATGGGGCCGGTTGATCTGATCCGCAACGTCGGCGCGATGGAGGGGGCACCGCCCTACCATGAAGAGAGAGCGCATCTAAATGTCCGAATGGTTTTCGACGAAGGGCTGAAAGATGCAAAAAACATGATCTGCGGGGCCAACGAGAAAGATTACCACATCGTCGGAGCCGATCTGAGTGTTTTGAAGGATCTGGAGTTCACCGACCTGGCACAGACACAGGAAGGGGACGCCTGCGTGAAATGCGGCGGAAAACTCTCCTACACCAAAGGGATCGAAGTGGGGCATATCTTCCAGCTCGGCACCCGCTACTCCGAGCCGCTCGGTGCCACATTCCTCGATCAAAACGGCAAGGCGCGCCCTTTCGTGATGGGGACTTACGGCATCGGTGTCAGCCGCCTGCTCGCTGCGGTCATTGAACAACACCACGATGAAAGAGGCTCCATCTGGCCTCTTTCCGTGGCCCCTTTCGAAGCGGTCGTAATCGTCGGCAACATCAAGGATGAGGCACAGAAAGAGACGGGTGAAACGATCTACCGGCAGCTTCTTGATGCCGGTGTGGATGTGCTGCTTGATGATCGGGCGGAGCGGTTCGGCTTCAAAATGAAAGATTTCGAACTGATCGGTTTCCCCTACGCCATCGTGGTGGGAAAGAGACTTGCCGACGGCATGGTCGAACTGGTCAATCGGCAGTCGCTTGAAAAAAGGGAGCTTCCCGTGGAAGAAGCGGTACGGCAGCTGGTGGAAACGATCCGATGA
- a CDS encoding FxsA family protein, producing the protein MIYFLLYLFLEILVSVEISSAIGPFWTFVEVIVSAIAGLLLLTNFRYTFFEILRAMTEGDITPETFQNQNMAALIGALLLIVPGFLTDIVGVLLQFGVFTNLLASKLARKKRTKSHIDTNPLDEGETDVIDVEIIEHHDDRR; encoded by the coding sequence ATGATCTATTTTCTGCTCTATCTCTTTCTGGAGATACTGGTTTCGGTCGAAATTTCTTCCGCCATCGGCCCCTTCTGGACCTTTGTGGAGGTGATTGTCAGCGCCATCGCCGGTTTGCTTCTGTTAACGAACTTCCGTTATACTTTTTTCGAAATCCTGCGGGCGATGACGGAAGGGGATATCACCCCCGAAACGTTCCAGAACCAGAATATGGCGGCACTTATCGGTGCACTGTTGCTGATCGTTCCCGGATTTTTGACCGATATCGTCGGCGTGCTGCTGCAGTTTGGCGTCTTTACCAATCTGCTGGCCTCGAAACTCGCCCGTAAAAAGCGCACGAAAAGCCATATAGATACCAATCCATTAGATGAAGGAGAAACGGATGTCATCGATGTTGAAATCATTGAGCATCATGATGATCGCAGGTAG
- a CDS encoding DsbA family protein, whose product MSSMLKSLSIMMIAGSLAFAGGDGDVIHYVKRKLSRNPQVKINDARIDDKLPIPGIKGWSAYVVSLDINLTRGKETRRIKFDDILFVSKDLITSELVDRKTGRDVRSMIQPKMPKDIYSKDHLLYGNPDAKHKIVLFSDPLCPFCRMSVPDILKAARKHPDAIALYYYHLPLTTIHPASETLVRVMELAQKEGRMDIVEKMYKISVDPELKDEKKILEIVKKEAGYTVTPKQIHQGWIDRKLNRDRMMSRKLLVTGTPTVFADGKKDVTREKYKTFIQKKK is encoded by the coding sequence ATGTCATCGATGTTGAAATCATTGAGCATCATGATGATCGCAGGTAGTCTCGCCTTTGCGGGCGGTGACGGCGATGTGATCCATTATGTCAAAAGAAAGCTGAGCAGAAATCCACAGGTGAAGATCAACGACGCCAGAATCGACGACAAACTGCCGATTCCCGGTATCAAAGGATGGTCGGCCTATGTGGTCTCTCTCGACATCAATCTGACGCGCGGCAAGGAGACGCGACGGATCAAATTTGACGATATTCTGTTTGTCAGCAAAGATCTCATCACGTCGGAACTTGTCGACAGGAAGACGGGCCGCGACGTGCGCTCGATGATTCAGCCGAAAATGCCGAAAGATATCTACAGCAAGGATCATCTGCTCTACGGCAATCCCGATGCAAAACACAAGATTGTGCTCTTTTCCGATCCCCTGTGCCCCTTCTGCCGCATGTCGGTGCCCGATATACTCAAAGCGGCCAGAAAGCATCCCGACGCCATTGCGCTCTACTATTACCATCTCCCCCTGACCACTATCCATCCGGCATCCGAAACGCTGGTGCGAGTGATGGAACTGGCGCAGAAGGAGGGGCGCATGGATATCGTCGAGAAGATGTACAAAATCTCCGTGGATCCCGAACTCAAGGATGAAAAGAAGATTCTCGAAATCGTCAAGAAAGAGGCGGGCTACACGGTAACGCCGAAGCAGATTCATCAGGGCTGGATCGACAGGAAACTGAATCGGGACCGTATGATGTCCCGGAAACTTCTGGTGACAGGAACCCCGACCGTTTTCGCCGACGGCAAAAAAGATGTCACGCGTGAAAAATACAAAACATTCATACAAAAGAAGAAGTAG
- the hemC gene encoding hydroxymethylbilane synthase — MDKLIIATRGSQLAMWQAEYVKAQLLKSFPNMVIEFAVVTATGDKILDKPLALIGGKGLFTKEIEDAMLAGRAHLAVHSLKDVPTELPEGLRLAAITKRDDTRDVFLSHTYRTIDDLPHGAVVGTTSLRRQMQLRAIRPDLTIKNLRGNVNTRLRKLAEGQYDAIILAYVGMKRLGLLESVPYHDPISEDVMIPPSGQASLGIEIIDDPEVAKIAETLNDPDSQLAAKIERDFVARLEGSCQVPIAVNAKVNEKNVLGRAMVGLPDGTEILQETLELPREEAEEMGLKMADIMIENGAKELLARAEAMAFKEERCERF; from the coding sequence ATGGATAAACTGATTATCGCCACACGGGGAAGCCAGCTTGCGATGTGGCAGGCCGAATATGTCAAGGCACAGCTGCTGAAGAGCTTTCCGAATATGGTCATCGAGTTCGCCGTCGTCACGGCGACGGGCGACAAAATTTTGGACAAGCCCCTGGCCCTAATCGGCGGAAAGGGGCTCTTTACCAAAGAGATTGAAGATGCGATGTTGGCCGGCAGGGCGCATCTTGCCGTTCACAGTCTCAAGGATGTGCCCACCGAACTGCCCGAGGGACTGCGCCTTGCGGCCATTACCAAGCGCGACGATACCAGGGATGTCTTTCTCTCCCACACCTACAGAACCATCGACGACCTTCCCCACGGGGCCGTCGTCGGTACGACCAGCCTGCGCCGTCAGATGCAGCTGCGCGCGATCCGGCCGGATTTGACCATCAAAAATCTTCGCGGCAATGTCAATACCCGACTGAGAAAACTGGCGGAGGGGCAGTATGACGCCATCATTCTCGCCTATGTCGGGATGAAGCGCCTGGGCCTTCTTGAAAGCGTTCCCTATCACGACCCCATCAGCGAGGATGTGATGATTCCCCCGTCGGGCCAGGCGTCATTGGGCATCGAGATTATCGACGATCCCGAGGTGGCGAAAATCGCCGAAACCCTCAACGACCCCGATTCGCAACTGGCCGCGAAAATCGAGCGCGATTTCGTGGCGCGGCTGGAAGGAAGCTGCCAGGTGCCCATCGCCGTCAATGCCAAAGTCAACGAAAAAAACGTTCTGGGCAGGGCGATGGTAGGCCTTCCCGACGGTACCGAAATTTTGCAGGAGACTCTGGAATTGCCCAGAGAGGAAGCGGAGGAGATGGGTCTCAAAATGGCCGATATCATGATCGAAAATGGCGCCAAGGAGTTGTTGGCCCGCGCCGAGGCGATGGCGTTCAAAGAGGAACGCTGCGAGCGCTTCTGA
- a CDS encoding Lon protease family protein, translating to MATEPLGIDTIDHRCDPDIFGFETTKDVEAAFAPIGQERAIRSLEFEPVSAANRYNVYVMGPGGLGKHEFVEKILQEKARSKKTPRDICYVNNFDEPNKPVAVELEPGLAKTFRSDIEKLVENLKNAIPAAFESDAYHAQRKRIDERFKNRSEEVYKSIEEEAKSMGMAMLRTPAGIVFVPHKENGELMNPKEFQALPPEVREEMERRVDLLNEHLGEATRELMLFRKELFEKIKELNIETTKMVAGDMIETIKKRYEAYEKVQSYLEAFEKDVVENVQDFLFKEEQMAGVPQPFVPLFRPSFTRYEVNILVSHDMKKGAPVIYEDNPSYENIVGRIEHIAQMGTLITDFTLIRPGSLHKARGGYLIIDARKILVEPFAWETLKRALMSEKIKIVPKERMIGLISTLTLEPEPVPLDIKVVLVGSRLLYYLLYNLDPDFKGLFNINADFDEIYDRDDESLRLYASLIASIARKGRLNPLTKRGVARTIDYSSRLAEDARKLSLEIKKITNMLEQADYFARKRGSEVIDDIDIDTAIEEIEYRSGRIKERILEEFERGIVKIDIEGAKRGQVNGLSVIDLGEIFYGKPVRITAVARMGKGEVIDIEKESELGGKIFSKSIMIVTGFLKGRYVPDMPLTLTASLVFEQSYSGVEGDSASLAETCALLSAIAQVPIRQNIAITGSMSQKGDAQAIGGVNEKIEGFFEVCKLKGLTGDQGVIIPKSNIDHLMLKKEVLDAIGRGEFHLYAVENIDEAIEILTNLPAGKRGDDGKFSKGSVNRLVEDKLTEFAKKAKEIMRGSTK from the coding sequence ATGGCCACGGAACCTTTGGGTATCGATACGATCGATCACCGGTGCGACCCGGATATCTTTGGATTTGAGACAACAAAAGATGTCGAAGCGGCATTCGCCCCGATAGGGCAGGAGCGGGCGATACGGTCGCTGGAGTTCGAACCCGTTTCGGCCGCCAACCGCTACAATGTCTATGTCATGGGCCCGGGCGGGCTCGGGAAACACGAATTTGTTGAAAAGATTCTGCAGGAGAAGGCCCGGTCGAAAAAGACCCCCCGCGATATCTGCTATGTCAACAATTTCGATGAGCCCAACAAACCCGTCGCAGTCGAATTGGAGCCCGGACTTGCCAAAACTTTCAGAAGCGATATCGAAAAACTTGTCGAAAATCTGAAAAATGCCATTCCCGCCGCTTTCGAGAGCGACGCCTATCATGCCCAGCGGAAAAGGATCGACGAGCGGTTCAAAAACCGAAGCGAAGAGGTCTACAAGAGCATCGAAGAGGAGGCCAAATCGATGGGCATGGCGATGCTCAGGACTCCCGCCGGTATCGTGTTCGTCCCCCACAAAGAGAATGGCGAACTGATGAATCCCAAAGAGTTCCAGGCGCTTCCCCCCGAAGTGCGTGAAGAGATGGAACGCCGTGTGGATCTGCTCAACGAGCATTTGGGGGAGGCAACGCGGGAACTGATGCTGTTTCGCAAAGAGCTTTTCGAAAAGATCAAAGAGCTCAACATAGAGACGACGAAAATGGTAGCCGGCGATATGATCGAGACGATCAAAAAGCGCTATGAAGCGTATGAAAAAGTACAGAGTTATCTGGAAGCTTTTGAAAAGGATGTCGTGGAGAATGTCCAGGACTTTCTTTTCAAAGAGGAGCAGATGGCGGGTGTGCCGCAGCCGTTCGTTCCCCTCTTCCGTCCCTCTTTCACCCGGTACGAAGTCAATATCCTCGTCTCTCACGACATGAAAAAGGGCGCCCCGGTCATCTATGAAGACAATCCCTCCTACGAAAATATCGTGGGACGCATCGAGCATATCGCGCAGATGGGCACACTCATCACCGACTTCACGCTGATCAGGCCCGGATCGCTCCACAAAGCCAGGGGCGGGTATCTGATCATCGATGCCCGGAAGATACTGGTCGAACCTTTCGCCTGGGAGACGCTGAAAAGGGCACTGATGTCGGAAAAGATCAAGATCGTTCCGAAAGAGAGGATGATCGGGCTCATCAGCACGTTGACACTGGAGCCGGAACCGGTGCCTCTTGACATCAAGGTGGTGCTCGTGGGCAGTCGGCTGCTCTACTACCTGCTGTACAATCTCGACCCCGATTTCAAGGGTCTTTTCAATATAAACGCCGATTTCGACGAGATTTACGACAGAGACGACGAGTCTTTGCGGCTCTACGCGTCGCTGATCGCTTCGATCGCCAGAAAAGGGCGCCTGAACCCGCTGACGAAAAGAGGTGTGGCCCGGACCATCGACTACAGCTCCCGCCTGGCCGAAGATGCCAGGAAACTCTCGCTTGAAATCAAGAAAATCACCAATATGCTGGAACAGGCCGACTATTTCGCCCGAAAGAGAGGGAGCGAAGTGATCGATGACATCGACATCGACACGGCGATCGAGGAGATCGAATACCGCAGCGGCCGGATCAAAGAGCGGATTCTTGAAGAGTTCGAGCGGGGGATCGTGAAGATCGATATCGAGGGGGCGAAAAGGGGCCAGGTCAACGGTCTTAGCGTCATCGATCTGGGTGAGATCTTCTATGGCAAGCCTGTTAGGATCACGGCGGTCGCCCGTATGGGCAAGGGCGAAGTGATCGATATCGAAAAAGAGTCGGAACTGGGGGGTAAGATTTTTTCCAAGAGCATCATGATCGTGACCGGCTTTCTCAAAGGCCGTTACGTGCCGGATATGCCCCTGACACTCACCGCCTCCTTGGTATTCGAACAGAGCTACAGCGGGGTGGAAGGAGACAGTGCCTCCCTTGCCGAGACCTGTGCGCTCCTCTCGGCGATCGCGCAGGTGCCGATCAGACAGAACATCGCGATCACCGGTTCCATGAGCCAGAAGGGCGACGCCCAGGCGATCGGAGGTGTCAACGAGAAGATCGAGGGATTTTTCGAAGTGTGCAAACTCAAAGGGCTGACAGGAGATCAGGGGGTCATCATACCCAAATCGAACATCGATCATCTGATGCTCAAAAAAGAGGTGCTCGACGCGATCGGGAGGGGAGAGTTCCACCTCTATGCCGTCGAAAACATCGACGAGGCGATCGAAATTTTAACCAACCTGCCGGCCGGTAAAAGGGGCGATGACGGAAAGTTTTCCAAAGGGAGTGTCAACCGCCTCGTGGAGGATAAACTGACGGAGTTTGCAAAAAAAGCCAAAGAGATCATGCGCGGAAGCACCAAATAA
- a CDS encoding menaquinone biosynthesis decarboxylase: MQAWLERLKNEGDLKIIDEPVDVDLEMAHIAYAEVKKTDSKVLLFTKPVNRKKGIEYPMPVVMNMFADFGVTEKIFGRHPDAIAAEIEELLHMKPPQGFREKLSLIPKLFALKNVFPKRMKQKGLCQQIVKTGPEADLDELPILKTWSEDGGPFITMGQVYTRSLDGKMQNLGMYRLQQYSKNRLGMHWQIHKDASHFFDQYKEAGKKMPVTVAIGGDPLYIWCGQAPLPHGMFELLLYGFVRNENARLIKSITNDIWIPEDVDIVIEGEVDPAETQIEGPFGDHTGYYTLKEPYPVMTVTAVTMKENPIYQATVVGKPPLEDKYMGWGTERIFLPLLKTTTPDLIDYHMPENGVFHNLILAQMETHYKGHAKQFMHAFWGVGQMSFVKHAVFVGKDAPKLTDYETVTDYILNRVAPEKVLITEGIVDALDHSSPEALVGGKLGLDCTGEEVANGVDEPIDDERLLEALRTIDPNIVAIRQYATHTKNPVTVIAYRKERCVQSLFDDIEGLHRHIRIVAVVDAEANDVDNPYMLVWRIANNIDAQRDVRLKPFIMLDATNKNELDGYGREWPGDVYCDPEVLKSLQERGLLDIDDAFAKKFQLI; the protein is encoded by the coding sequence CTGCAGGCTTGGCTGGAGAGGCTGAAAAACGAAGGCGATCTGAAAATCATCGATGAACCGGTCGATGTCGATCTGGAGATGGCGCATATCGCGTATGCGGAGGTCAAAAAAACCGATTCCAAAGTCTTGCTTTTCACCAAACCGGTCAACAGGAAAAAAGGAATCGAATATCCGATGCCCGTGGTCATGAACATGTTCGCCGATTTTGGCGTAACCGAAAAGATCTTCGGCCGCCATCCCGATGCCATCGCCGCGGAAATCGAAGAGCTTCTGCACATGAAACCGCCGCAGGGTTTCAGGGAAAAACTCTCGCTCATTCCCAAACTTTTCGCTCTCAAAAACGTCTTTCCCAAGCGTATGAAGCAAAAAGGTCTCTGCCAGCAGATCGTCAAAACCGGCCCCGAGGCGGATCTGGACGAACTCCCGATCCTCAAGACATGGAGCGAAGATGGCGGCCCCTTCATCACGATGGGGCAGGTCTATACCCGTTCGCTGGACGGCAAGATGCAGAATCTCGGAATGTACCGACTGCAACAGTATTCAAAAAACCGCCTCGGCATGCACTGGCAGATTCACAAGGATGCCAGCCACTTCTTCGATCAGTACAAAGAGGCGGGCAAAAAGATGCCAGTCACCGTCGCGATCGGCGGCGACCCGCTCTATATCTGGTGCGGCCAGGCACCGCTCCCCCACGGCATGTTCGAGCTTCTTCTGTATGGCTTCGTGCGCAACGAGAATGCGCGGCTAATCAAGTCCATTACCAACGATATCTGGATACCCGAAGATGTCGATATCGTCATCGAAGGGGAGGTCGACCCCGCCGAAACACAGATCGAGGGACCTTTCGGCGACCATACCGGCTACTACACCCTCAAAGAGCCGTACCCTGTCATGACGGTTACGGCGGTCACGATGAAAGAGAATCCCATCTATCAGGCCACGGTCGTCGGTAAGCCGCCGCTGGAGGACAAATATATGGGATGGGGCACCGAGCGCATCTTTCTGCCGCTGCTAAAGACCACCACTCCCGATCTGATCGACTACCATATGCCCGAAAATGGGGTGTTCCACAATCTTATACTGGCACAGATGGAGACACATTACAAAGGGCATGCCAAACAGTTCATGCACGCCTTCTGGGGGGTGGGACAGATGAGCTTTGTCAAGCATGCCGTTTTCGTCGGGAAGGATGCGCCGAAACTGACCGACTACGAAACCGTCACCGATTACATACTCAACCGCGTCGCCCCCGAAAAGGTGCTCATCACCGAAGGGATCGTCGACGCCCTCGACCACTCCAGTCCCGAAGCGCTGGTTGGCGGCAAGCTGGGGCTCGACTGCACCGGTGAAGAGGTGGCCAACGGTGTCGACGAACCCATCGACGACGAAAGGCTTCTTGAGGCACTCCGGACCATCGATCCCAACATCGTGGCGATCAGACAGTATGCCACCCATACCAAAAACCCCGTTACGGTCATCGCCTACCGGAAAGAGCGGTGTGTCCAGTCGCTTTTCGACGATATCGAAGGACTCCACCGGCACATCAGAATCGTCGCGGTGGTCGATGCCGAAGCGAACGATGTCGACAACCCCTACATGCTCGTCTGGCGCATCGCCAACAACATTGACGCCCAGCGCGATGTCCGGCTGAAACCCTTCATCATGCTCGATGCGACCAACAAAAACGAACTCGACGGCTATGGGAGAGAATGGCCCGGAGATGTCTACTGCGATCCGGAGGTGCTGAAATCACTGCAGGAGCGGGGACTGCTCGACATCGATGATGCTTTTGCTAAGAAATTTCAGCTGATATAA
- a CDS encoding ABC-type transport auxiliary lipoprotein family protein: protein MKFFIPLILLLLGGCAVKEVPPAQSYTIAPETPGLEKRALEKPVWRTLEILVKQNGRTTATRNIYYLTKNYRLQPYAYSIWYDTVGTMLQNKLLTAFKEANIAQTVSDGLSSLRPEAMLQIQLLAFCQDFSSKGPSTATVRLLATFHSDKKSVSRIFTAETPAPTDDAEGGVKAFNEALDAITKDLVGWVATIRP, encoded by the coding sequence ATGAAATTTTTCATACCCCTTATTCTCCTGCTGCTCGGCGGATGTGCCGTCAAAGAGGTTCCCCCCGCACAGAGCTACACCATTGCACCCGAAACGCCGGGTCTGGAAAAAAGGGCCCTTGAAAAACCCGTCTGGCGCACCTTGGAGATTCTCGTCAAACAAAACGGCCGAACGACCGCCACGCGGAACATCTACTACCTGACGAAAAACTACCGGCTTCAGCCCTACGCCTACAGCATCTGGTACGACACGGTGGGCACAATGCTGCAGAACAAACTGCTGACGGCTTTTAAAGAGGCGAATATCGCCCAAACCGTATCCGACGGCCTTTCGTCCCTTCGGCCCGAAGCCATGCTGCAGATTCAACTGCTCGCCTTCTGCCAGGATTTTTCCTCAAAGGGTCCATCCACTGCCACTGTCCGTCTTCTTGCGACTTTTCACAGCGACAAAAAGAGTGTCTCAAGAATTTTCACGGCCGAAACGCCTGCGCCGACTGACGATGCCGAAGGCGGTGTCAAAGCGTTCAACGAAGCGTTGGATGCCATCACGAAAGATCTGGTCGGCTGGGTGGCAACCATCCGACCGTAG